The genomic window GGAAGGTGCTCAAGGATGGCGACATCGTCAATATCGACGTCACCGTCATCAAGGACGGCTGGCACGGCGACACCAGCCGCATGTTCTTCGTCGGCACGCCGTCGGTGATGGCGCGCCGCCTGGTGGAAACCACCTACGAAGCCATGTGGCGCGGCATCCGCGCCGTGCGGCCGGGCGCCACCCTGGGCGACATCGGCCATGCCATCCAGAGCTACGCCGAAGGCGAGCGTTTCAGCGTGGTGCGCGAGTACTGCGGCCACGGTATCGGCAAGGTCTACCACGACGAACCGCAGGTGGTGCATTACGGCCGCCCGGGCCAGGGGCTGGTGCTGCAGCCGGGCATGACCTTCACCATCGAGCCGATGATCAACGAGGGTACCCGCTACAACAAGGTGCTGCCGGACGGCTGGACCGTGGTGACCAAGGACCGCAAGCTGTCGGCGCAGTGGGAGCACATGGTCGCGGTCACCGAGACCGGCGTCGATGTGCTGACCCTGTCACCCGGCGAGTCGCAGGTCGCCTGAAGATGCTGCCGGCGGGTTCGCTGCTGGACGCGCCGGCGGCATCGCTCAACGATCCGGACTGGGCCGCTGCCGCACGCCAGGCGCTGCAGCAGGCCGACGCGCGGCTGTACCGCCGCTTCGACCAGGGCGACAACATCGAGCGCCTGCTGGCGCTGCGCGCGCGTGCCGCCGATCACCTGATCCGGCTGGCGTGGCAGCGCTGCCTGCCGGCCGACAGCGGCCTGTCGCTGTTCGCGGTGGGCGGCTACGGCCGGGGCGAACTGTTCCCGCGTTCGGACATCGATCTGCTGGTGTTCGGCGAACCGGCGGCACAACTGGCCCACGAAGCCGCGCTTGCACGCCTGTTCGCGCTGCTGTGGGACTGCGGGCTGGCGGTCAGCCACGCGGTGCGCTCGGCGCCGCAGTGCCGCGAGGCGGCTGCCGACCAGACCGTGCTGACCGCGCTGATCGAAGCGCGCCCGCTGCTGGCCGACGAGGTGGCGCGGCGCGCGCTGCGCGACGCGGTGGACGACCGCGCGCTGTGGCCGCCGCGTGCGTTCTTCCTGGCCAAGCTGGAAGAGCTGCGCAACCGCCACCAGCGCTTCGGCGATACCGCCGACAACCTGGAGCCGGACCTGAAGGATGGCCCCGGCGGCCTGCGCGATCTGAACACGCTGGGCTGGATGGCGCTGCGTGCGTTCGGCGTGCGCGACCTGGAGGCACTGGTCGGGCTGGGCCACCTGGGCGCCGACGAGGCTGCCGCGCTGAAGCGCGAACGCGCGGTGCTGGCACGGCTGCGCTTCGGCCTGCACCTGGTGGCGCGGCGCCCGGAAGAGCGCCTGCGTTTCGATTACCAGAAGACCCTGGCCGCGCGCCTGGGCTTCGAAGACGACGCCGAGAGCCTGGGCGTCGAGAAGATGATGCAGGGGTTCTACCGTGCCGCCTCGGTGGTACGGCGGATCAGCGACCGCCTGCTGCAGCGCTTCGAAGAACAGTTCGACGGCGAAGCGCAGCCGGAGCCGCTGACCGTCGGCTTTGCCACGCGGCGGGGCTACCTGGCGGCCAACGACGCGGACTGGCCGCGTGCGGATATCGGCCGGGTGTTCGCGCTGTTCGCCAGCTGGGCCAACAACCCGCAGATCCGCGGCCTGCATTCGTTGACCGCACGCGCGCTGGCCGAGTCGCTGCCGCTGCTTCCCGCCTATGACCAGGCCGACCCCGATGCGCGCGAGCAGTTCCTGGCACTGCTGCGCGGCCAGCGCCCGGTCGACACGCTTTCGCGCATGGCGCGGCTGGGCGTGCTCGGGCAATGGATTCCCGCGTTCGCCCAGGTCAGCGGGCGCATGCAGTTCGACCTGTTCCATGTCTACACCGTCGACCAGCACACGCTGATGGTCCTGCGCAACATCGGCCTGTTCGCCAGCAGCCGCGCCGACGAGCGTTTTTCAATCGCCCACGAAGTATGGCCGCGCCTGCGCAAGCCCGAACTGCTGCTGCTGGCGGGCCTGTTCCATGACATCGCCAAGGGCCGCGGCGGCGATCATTCGGAACTGGGCGCCGTCGATGCACGCGCGTTCTGCCAGGCGCATGCGTTGAGCGGGTCGGATACCGAGCTGGTGGCCTGGCTGGTCGAGCAGCACCTGCGGATGTCAGTGACCGCACAGAAGCAGGACATTGCCGATCCGGAGGTGATCCATCGCTTCGCCAGCCTGGTTGGCAGCCGCGACCGCCTGGACTATCTGTACCTGCTGACCTGCGCCGACATCGCCGGCACCAGCCCCAAGCTGTGGAATGCCTGGAAGGACCGGTTGCTGGCCGATCTGTATTTCGCCACCCGGCGTGCGCTGCGCGAAGGCCTGGAGCATCCGGTGCCGGCCGCCGAACGGGTGGCTGAAGCGCGCGACAGCGTGCGTGCGCTGGTCCGCGAGCAGGGCTACGACGATGCCACCATCGATCGCCAGTTCGCGGTGATGCCCGATGAGAGCTTCATCCGCCTGCGTCCGGAACAGCTGGCCTGGCAGGCCGCGGCGCTGGTGCCGGTCAAGCAGGGGCAGACCCTGGTGAAGGTGCGCCGCATCAGCGTGGACGACCCGGCGCTGGAGGTGTTCGTGCATTCGCCCGACCGCGACGGCCTGTTCGCCGCGATCGTGATGACGCTGGACCGCAAGGGCTACGCCATCCATCGCGCGCGGGTGCTGGATGGTCCTGCCGACACCATTTTCGATACCTTCGAAGTGAACCCGGCCGACAGCTTCGCCGATGGCAGCAGCGCCAACCTGGAGGCGGCGCTGCGCGAGGCGCTCAGTGGTGATCTGTCGCGCCTGCGCCCGTCACGGCGGGTGGTGCCACGGCAGCTGCGCCATTTCCGCTTCGCCCCACGCATCGAGTTCCGCGACGAACCCGGTGCGACCCGTTTCGCCCTGGTCGCTCCCGACCGTCCCGGCCTGCTGGCCGACGTGGCGTTCGTGCTGCGCAACCAGGGCCTGCGCGTGCATGATGCGCGCATTGCCACCTTCGGCGAACGCGCCGAAGACACCTTCGTGATCAGTGACGAACACGACCTCCCCCTGACTGAACCTGCCCGGCAGCAGCTGCATGACGCGATGCTGGCCTGCCTGGACCCTGATCGAAACGCCGGAGACCCCGCCTGATGGCCACCAAGCCCGCCAAGAAGACCGCCGCGACCACCAAGAGCGCAGCGGCCAAGAAACCTGTCGCCGCACCGGCTGCGAAGAAGGCTTCACCACAGCCGAAGGCGGGTCAAGCCGCTGCGCCGAAGAAAGCCGCGGCGGTGAAGGCGCCGGCGAAGAAGGGGGGTGCGCCGAAGAAGGCACCGGCCAAGAGCGCTGAAACCGCGCGCGCCGAGAACATTGCGCGCAAGTCGCTGCGCAAGCCGGCCGCTCCGGGCGTTGCCGAGCTCAAGTTCGGCATCGAAAGCGCCTTCGAACGCCGCGCCACGCTGACCCTGCACGAACTGGAAGGCTCGACCCGGCCGCTGGTCAACCGGGTGATCGATGGCCTGGAAAGCGGCGAATTCCGCGTTGCCGAACCGGACGGTCACGGTGGCTGGAAGGTCAACGAGTGGCTGAAGAAGGCCGTGCTGCTGTACTTCCGCGTCAACGACATGGCGGTGGTCGATGCGCGTCCGGCGCCGTTCTGGGACAAGGTCGAATCGCGTTTTGCCGGCTACGACGAAGCGAAGTTCCGCCGTGGCGGCGTGCGCGTGGTGCCGGGTGCGATCGCCCGTCGCGGCACCTATTTCGGCAAGGATGTGGTGCTGATGCCGAGCTTCACCAACATCGGCGCCTACGTCGGCGAAGGCACCATGGTCGATACCTGGGCCACCGTGGGTTCCTGCGCGCAGATCGGCCAGCACTGCCATCTGTCCGGCGGTGCCGGCATCGGCGGCGTGCTGGAGCCGCTGCAGGCCAGCCCGACGATCATTGAAGACCACTGCTTCATCGGTGCGCGTTCGGAAGTGGTGGAAGGCGTGGTGGTCGGCCACCACAGCGTGATCGGCATGGGTGTGTTCCTCAGCCAGAGCACCCGCATCTACAACCGCGCCACCGGCGAGATCAGCTACGGCTACATCCCGCCGTACAGCGTGGTGGTGTCCGGCTCGCTGCCGAGCAAGGACGGCACCCACTCGCTGTACTGCGCGGTGATCGTCAAGCAGGTTGATGCCAAAACCCGCAGCAAGACCAGCGTCAACGACCTGCTGCGCGGCCTGGCCGACTGAAGGTGGCGGCGCCGGAGGACCTGGCGCAGTCCGCGATCTACCGGCATCCGTCCGACACCCCGTTCGGACGGATGCTGCCGCGCCTGCTGCACGCACCGCGCTGGAGCCGGCTGCGCCGTGCATTGTCGCGGCGTTGGCCGATGCCCGCGCTGGTCAGCGATGTGCGCGACGTGGTCTACGCGAGCTGGTGGGTGGACGTGCAGCATGCGCCGCCACCGCCGCCGGGGCATCACTACGTCGTCCATGCCGGGCGCACGCCTTACACCATCCTCAGCTACCGGCACGGCCACTTCGGGCCGGCGCTGGCGGGTCAGCTGCGTTCCTTGATGCCGTCGCCACGGCAGAGCAACTGGCGCTGGTACCTGCGTCGTGACGACGAACCGGACGGGACACCGGTGGTGCTGTTCGACCGCAACGTGATGGACCAGCTGGCCTTCGTGGCCGGCGCGCGCGCCTTCAGCGATGCCATGCAGCCGCACCTGTCCGCGCACTTCGAGCACGGGGTGCGCGCCGATGGCGATGGGTACACCCTGATCGAAGGCGGGCAGGGCAGTGCGCCTGCGCTGCACCTGCAGTGGCAGGCCGCTGCGGGCTGGGAGGACGCGGCGTGGACGGCGGCCTTCGGTGGCCACCAGGCCCTGCTGCGTCTGCTCACCTGCCAGGACGAGGCCATTGCCCGCACCTGTGACCGCCGCTGGGCCAGCACCCGCATCGCGTTGCCGGTGGACGTGGACACCCTGCAGCCCCTGCGGCTGGCCGGTGAACTGCATTGCCCGCGCCTGCAGTCGATGGGCGTGGCGCTGCGCGAGGGGCTGGCCTTCCGGCTGCCACGCGTACCGTTCCGGGTCGTGTCCGAGCGCCTGTTGTGAGATTCTGGCCCTCTGTTTTCCAGCATCACAGATGGCCATGAGCACCACTGTCTACGGTTTGAAGAACTGCGATACCTGCAAGAAGGCGACCAAGTGGCTGGACCGCTTCGGCGTGCCCTACACCTTCGTCGACTACCGCGACAACAAACCCACTCCGGAAACCCTGCTGGAATGGGCCGCGCAGCTGGGCGGCCTGGGCGCGATGGTCAACAGGTCGTCCACCACCTGGCGGCAGCTGCCCGACAACCGCAAGGCCGCCGATTCCGAGGCCGAATGGAAGCTGCTGCTGCGCGAGTACCCGCAGCTGATCAAGCGCCCGCTGGTGGTCACCGCCGACGGCACGGTCAGCCAGGGCTTCAGTGACAACGGCTTCAAGGCCCGCTTCGGCGTGGGCGACGCATGAGCGCGGTCCTTGACCTGGCGTGCGAGCTGATCGCGCGGCCCTCGGTGACGCCGGACGACGCCGGCTGCCAGGCGCTGCTGGCCGCGCGGCTGCAGCAGGCGGGGTTCCAGTGCGAACACCTGCGGCTGGGCCAGGTCGACAATCTGTGGGCCACCCATGGCAGCGGTGCGCCGGTGCTGGTCCTGCTTGGCCATACCGATGTCGTGCCGCCGGGCCCGCGCGAGGCCTGGCAGAGCGATCCGTTTGACGCGCAGGTCCGCGATGGCGTGCTGTATGGCCGCGGCAGCGCCGACATGAAGGGCAGCGTGGCCGCATTCGTGATCGCAGCCGAGCAGTTCGTGGCTGCACATCCGCACCATGCCGGTACGCTGGCGGTGCTGCTGACCAGCGATGAAGAGGGCGATGCCATCGATGGCGTGCGCCACGTGGCGCGGCTGTTCGCCGAGCGCGGCCAGCGCATCGACTGGTGCATCACCGGCGAGCCGTCGTCGACCGCGACGCTGGGTGACCTGCTGCGCGTCGGCCGTCGCGGCAGCCTCTCTGCGAAGCTGCGGGTGCAGGGTGTGCAGGGCCATGTGGCCTACCCGGACAAGGCGCGCAACCCGATCCACCAGGCGGCGCCGGCGCTGGCCGAGCTGAGCGCACGGCGCTGGGACGAGGGCTACGAGAGCTTCCCCGCGACCAGCCTGCAGATCTCCAACATCCATGCCGGCACCGGGGCCAACAACGTGATCCCCGGCGAGCTGGAGGTGGACTTCAACCTGCGCTACAACCCGCACTGGGATGCGGCGGCGCTGGAGGCGGAGATCACCGCGCTGCTCGACCGGCACGGCCTGCAGTACACGTTGAAGTGGCATCGCAGCGGCGAGCCGTTCTACACCCCGGAAGGCGTGCTGCGCGCCGCAGCACGCGCCGTGCTGGCCGAGCACGTCGGCCATGCACCGGAGGAAAGCACCGGTGGCGGTACCTCCGATGCGCGCTTCATCGCACCGCTGGGTGCCCAGTGCATCGAAGTCGGGCCGGTCAACGCCAGCATCCACCAGGTGGACGAGAACGTGCGCGTGGATGAGCTGGAAGCACTGCCGGGGCTGTACCAGCGGCTGCTGGAACGCCTGCTGGCGTGAGGCATGACGCCGGGCATGGCCTGGCGTTCCCCCCGACCGGTAGCGCCGGGCCATGCCGGGCGGCACGGCACCTGTGGTTGCCAACGCAACTGTTGCGTGGCACCGGAAACCGCGTTACGGTCGGTGCCATGTCGATCCGCCTGGCCACCGCCGTCAACACGTCCAACCGCAATAATCTGCGTGCGAATAATCGTGCGCGGCCGATGCGGGACTGCGCCCTGGGTAGATAGACAGCACCACACGCCCGGACACCAGAAAACCCGCATCGGCCGATGCGGGTTTTTTTGTGCCCGGGCGCTGCCCTCCCGGGCCTGGATGGCCGGTCGAACACCTTCCCCCCGTGTAATCCCCCACTACAGGAGCGCCACCCATGTGTTCGATCTTCGGAATCTTCGGCCTGCAGGCCGGCGACGACCTTCCCTCCCTGCGCCGCCATGCGCTGGAACTGTCGCAGCGCCAGCGCCACCGCGGCCCCGACTGGAGCGGGGTATACCTGGACGAGGGCGCGCTGCTGGTGCACGAGCGGCTGGCGATCGTCGACCCGGCCGGCGGCTCGCAGCCGTTGCTGTCCGAGGACGGCGGGCTGGCGCTGGCGGTCAACGGCGAGATCTACAACCACCAGCAGCTCAAGGCCGGCCTCGGCCAGGCCTACGCGTTCCAGACCGGCTCGGACTGCGAAGTGATCAACGCGTTGTACCGCCAGGGCGGTGCGCCCGCGCAGTGGCTGGAACAGCTCAACGGCATCTTCGCCTTCGCGCTGTGGGACCGTGACGCCGGCCGCGTGCTGGTGGCGCGCGATCCGATCGGGGTGGTGCCGCTGTACTGGGGCCACGATGCGCAGGGGCGCCTGCGGGTTGCGTCGGAAATGAAGGCGCTGGTCGATTCGTGCGCCGACGTCGCCCAGTTCCCGCCGGGCCACTACTACGACAGCGCCACCGGCGAACTGGTGCGCTACTACCGGCAACCCTGGCGCGACTACGCCGATGTGCAGGGCCGCCAGGCCGATCTGGCCGAACTGCGGCAGGCCTTCGAACAGGCGGTCGAGCGCCAGCTGATGAGCGATGTGCCGTATGGCGTGCTGCTGTCCGGCGGCCTCGATTCGTCGCTGGTGGCCGCGGTGGCTGCCCGTTACGCACGCCGTCGCATCGAGGACGGTGGCCAGAGCGAAGCCTGGTGGCCGCGCCTGCACTCGTTCGCGATCGGTCTGAAGGGGTCGCCGGACCTGGCCGCCGCTGCGGTCGCCGCCGAAGCGCTGGGCACCGTCCACCACGGCTTCGAATACACCTTCGAGGAAGGCCTGGACGTGCTGCCGGAAGTGATCCGCCACATCGAGACCTATGACGTCACCACCATCCGCGCATCCACGCCGATGTTCCTGCTGGCGCGGCGGATCAAGGCAATGGGGGTGAAGATGGTGCTGTCCGGCGAGGGCAGCGACGAGATCTTCGGCGGCTACCTGTACTTCCACAAGGCCCCGGATGCGCGCGAATTCCACCAGGAACTGGTGCGCAAGCTCGATGCGCTGCACAACTATGACTGCCTGCGCGCCAACAAGTCGATGATGGCCTGGGGCGTGGAGCCCCGTGTGCCGTTCCTGGATCGCGAGTTCCTGGACGTGGCGATGCGTTTCGATGCTGCCCACAAGATGGTCGGCGCCGGCTTTGGTGGCCGGCGCATCGAGAAGGCGGTGCTGCGCGAGGCCTTCGAGGGCTACCTGCCCGACAGCATCCTGTGGCGGCAGAAGGAGCAGTTCAGCGATGGCGTCGGCTATGGCTGGATCGATGGACTGAAGGCACACGCCGAAGCACAGGTGAGTGACCGCGTGCTGGCAGCGGCCGACAAGCGCTTCCCGCACAACCCGCCGCAGACCAAGGAGGCGTACTACTACCGCCACCTGTTCGAGCAGTTCTTCCCCAGCCACGCGGCGGCGGAAACCGTGCCGGGCGGCAAGTCGATCGCCTGTTCCTCGCCGGCGGCGATCGCCTGGGATGCCAGCTTCGCCGCGGCCGCCGATCCTTCCGGCCGGGCCATTGCCGGGGTGCACGAGCAGGCGCTGGCCTGATCCGCAGTCCCTGGCCGCCCGACACCGGTAGCGCCGGGCCATGCCCGGCGGACGCGCAACCGCCGCGCCGGCAAGGACGTATCATTTCCCCCCTGTGCATTGGGGAATGTTCATGGACGTACGCAGCGGAGGCACCGGGTCGCCGATGAAGTGGGGATGGCGCTACCTGGCCTGGGCCGGCGTGCCGTTGCTGGCCGGGTTGCTGCTGGCGCGCTATGCCGGGCCGGGCATGCCGGCGGCAGCGCGCAGGGCCGAAGCCGTGGTCGGCAGCGATTGGGCGCACCACCTGGCCTCGCCGCTGGGCCTGTTCCTGCTGCAGCTGCTGGTGCTGCTGCTGGTCGCCAAGGGCGCGGGGGCACTGCTCCGGCGCTTCGGCCAGCCGGCGGTGATCGGCGAAATGGCCGCGGGCCTGATGATGGGCCCGCTGGTGCTTGGCAGCCTGCTGCCCCCGCTGCACGGGGCGCTGTTCCCGGCCAGCTCGCTCGGGCCGCTGGGCATGCTCAGCCAGCTCGGGGTCCTGATGTTCCTGCTGGTGGCGGGCGCCGAACTCGATCTTGCGGCCCTGCGCGGTCGCCGCAGACTGGCCTTCACGGTCAGCCATGCCGGTATCGCCGTGCCGTTCGTGATGGGCGTGGCGCTGGCGATCTGGCTGTTCCCCGAACACGGGCCGCAGGGCGTCGGCTTCATGGCCTTCGCGTTGTTCGTCGGCATTTCCATGAGCATCACCGCCTTCCCGGTGTTGCTGCGGATCCTGGCGGACCGCGGCATCACCCAGACGCCGCTGGGACAGACCGCCATTGCCTGTGCGGCGCTGGGCGACGCCACCGCGTGGTGCATGCTGGCCCTGATCGTGGCCGCTGCGCAGGCCAGCGGCTGGCTGTCGGCCAGCATCAACCTGGCCTGCGTGGTGCTGTTCATCGCGGTGATGCTGGGCGTGGTGAAGCCATGGTTCGCGCGCCAGCAGTGTGCTCCGGGGCGCGAGGGCCGCTGGCTGCTGGGCATCCTGCTGCTGTCGCTGGCCAGCGCGCTGGTGACCGAAGTGCTGGGCATCCATGCACTGTTCGGCGCGTTCGCTGCCGGCGTTGCGGTGTCCGCCAACCCACAACTGCGCGACCTGGTGGTGGCCAGGGTCGAACCCCTTGCCGTGACCCTGCTGCTGCCGCTGTTCTTTGCCATGACCGGCCTGCGCCTGCGTGCCGATGCGCTGCAGGTGGGCGACATCATGCTGTGCGGGGTGGTGATCGCGGTGGCGACCGCCGGCAAGCTGCTGGGTACCTTCAGTGCCGCGCGCAGCACCGGCATGCCGCGTCGCGACGCCTGGCGTCTGGGCGCGTTGATGAACACCCGCGGCCTGATGGAGCTGATCGTGCTCAACCTGGGCTATGAACTGGGCCTGCTCGGTGACCGCCTGTTCGCCGTGCTGGTGATCATGGCGCTGGTCACCACGGCCATGACCGGCCCGCTGCTGAACCTGATCGAGCGGCGCAAGGCCTGACCCGGCGCTACCGTTGAACAGGGCGTCAGCGCGCTGGGACCAGCGTCATCACATGCTGCGCCTTGCCCGGCAGGAACGGGGTGGGGCGGCCGTACACCCAGTCTTCGTGGCCGGCGCCCCAGTACGGCGACAGCGGATGGCCGCTCTGCCCGCCGGGCATGTGCACGATGCCGTCGGCTTCGTGGCCCGGTGATACCACCATGCGTTGTGACGCACCGAAATTCGGAGTCTGTACCCGCGGCATGTCGCGGTCACCGGGCAGCGGGTCGGCGGGCATGCACAACCAGCGGCGGGCGAAGGCGGGCAGGGCGCGCGCGAGCGGATGGCAGATCGCTGCCGTGTTGCGCTCGCCCCAGTTGCGCTGCGCGAGCGGACCCTGCACCGACAGTTCGGCCTCGGCGTGGCGCGCAGCATCGACCAGCAACGCATCCCAGCTGTGGTATGCCGGCGGCAGCAGGTGTGCCGGCCGTTGCTGCAGCAGCGGCCAGACCACCCCTTCCAGCTGCGCCAGGCGCGGCTCCAGGTAGTCATTGCCCAGTGCGGCGCGGGCCGGTGCGAGCAGGGCGCCGGACAGCACATCGAGGACCTGGCCGCGGAACGCGCGCACCACGCGGTAGCTCACCGAATCGGTCGACGCGCGCGCCTCCCAGTGCCGGCTGGCCGCCGCCAGCCGCTTCAGCGCCGGGTCGTCGCTGTGTTCGCTGACCTGCTGCAGCAGCACCCACCAGCGCTGCAGGAACAGCGCGCGGTCATCCAGCTGGATGGCCAGCAGATCGTGTTCATCGAAGCGCTCCTGCGCGCCCAGCAGATCGCGGATCTGCCTGCCGCGCGCGCCCAGGTCATACCCCCCGTTGCCGACCGTGGCCAGCCCGGCATCGTCGAGTACGCGGCTGTTGGCCGTCCACAGCCGATGCTGTGGTGGATCGAGCAGGCTGGGCGCAGCATCGCTCCGGATCGGCCACGGTGCGCAGTCCGGGCTGCTGCGGTTGCTGTTGAACCCCAGCGGTGCGCAGCCCGGACCACGGTCCGGGCGCGCGCCGACCAGGCGCCAGGCGATGCGCCCGCTGCGATCGCCGATGACCAGGTTCTGCGCCGGAATGCCGGCATGGTCGGCGATCTGCAGGGCCTGGTCGAGGTCGGCGGCGCGTGCCATGTCGGCGAAGTCCATGCGCACCGCGCCGGGCAGCTGCGCGACCCAGCGCAGCGCATCACCGCTGCCGTCTGCGTGCACATGCAGGATCGGCCCCCAGGCGGTTTCGCGCACCGGGAACAGCACGTCGGGCTGGCCGGCCACGGCGATGCGTTCCTGGTACACGGTGACCGCGGCGTTGGCCGCTTCGGTGCGGAAATCGGCGGTGTCGATGTAGCTGTTGGTGAAGCCCCAGGCCACGTGCCCGTTGCTGCCGACGATCACCGCAGGCACGCCGGGCAGCGAGAAGCCGGTGATGTCGACCTGGCCATCGGCCGCCTGCGGATCGGGATAGCGCAGGCGGACGCGGAACCACAGGCCCGGCGCGCGCAGGCCCAGGTGCATGTCGTCGGCGATGATCGCGCGGCCATCGGCGGTCAGCGGCCCGGCCACGGCGAAGTTGTTGCTGCCCACCGCATCACGGTCCTGCACGCCGGCACCGGCCGCTGCAGGGGTCAGCGTGCGCAGATCGAGCTGGCTGGCGTCCGGGAGCAGCGCATCGCCACGCGGTGGGCCCAGCAATGGCGCATCCCACTGGCTGCCGTCGTGGACCAGCAGCGCATGCAGCGCGGGAGGGACCACGGCGCGGATGCGCGCCAGCGCCAGTTCGGAGCGGTTGTCCGGGTCCTGCAGGTCGGCATACATGGCCAGTCCGGCCAGGACACTGTCGCTGGGCTGCCAGGGCTGCGGTGCCTGGCGCAGCAGCAGGTAGGGCCAGGGCCGTACCGGCAGGCGGGCCAGGCCCTGGTTGATCCCCTCGACGTAGGCACGGACGGCGGCCGGGTCGCTGCCCAGGGCCTCCTGCAGGTGCGCCTCGGTGCGCGCGCGCAGGCGATGCACGCGCATCCGCTTGTCGGCGTCGATCGCCTTCGGGCCGAACAGTGCCGACAGTTCGCCGGCCGCGCTGCGCCGCATCAGGTCCATTTCGAAGTAGCGTTCCTGCGCATGCACATGGCCCAGCGCGCGCAGCGCATCGGCCTTGCTGGCGGCGGTGATGGTCACCACGCCCACGCCATCGCGCTCGACGGTGACCGCCGCCGCCAGGCCGGGCAGGGCCTGTTCGCCGTCCAGGTCCGCCAGGCTGCCGCGCAGCAGCAGCCACACCGACAGCCCCGCCAGCGCCAGCAGCGCCAGCACGCACCACAGCAACCGCAACAGCCAGCGACGCATCGT from Stenotrophomonas sp. 704A1 includes these protein-coding regions:
- the map gene encoding type I methionyl aminopeptidase, translating into MAAMSVNLKTPQEIEMMRVAGRLASEVLDIVTPHVKPGVTTEELDRICHDHIVNVQGAIPANVGYRGFPKTVCTSVNNVICHGIPSEGKVLKDGDIVNIDVTVIKDGWHGDTSRMFFVGTPSVMARRLVETTYEAMWRGIRAVRPGATLGDIGHAIQSYAEGERFSVVREYCGHGIGKVYHDEPQVVHYGRPGQGLVLQPGMTFTIEPMINEGTRYNKVLPDGWTVVTKDRKLSAQWEHMVAVTETGVDVLTLSPGESQVA
- a CDS encoding [protein-PII] uridylyltransferase yields the protein MLPAGSLLDAPAASLNDPDWAAAARQALQQADARLYRRFDQGDNIERLLALRARAADHLIRLAWQRCLPADSGLSLFAVGGYGRGELFPRSDIDLLVFGEPAAQLAHEAALARLFALLWDCGLAVSHAVRSAPQCREAAADQTVLTALIEARPLLADEVARRALRDAVDDRALWPPRAFFLAKLEELRNRHQRFGDTADNLEPDLKDGPGGLRDLNTLGWMALRAFGVRDLEALVGLGHLGADEAAALKRERAVLARLRFGLHLVARRPEERLRFDYQKTLAARLGFEDDAESLGVEKMMQGFYRAASVVRRISDRLLQRFEEQFDGEAQPEPLTVGFATRRGYLAANDADWPRADIGRVFALFASWANNPQIRGLHSLTARALAESLPLLPAYDQADPDAREQFLALLRGQRPVDTLSRMARLGVLGQWIPAFAQVSGRMQFDLFHVYTVDQHTLMVLRNIGLFASSRADERFSIAHEVWPRLRKPELLLLAGLFHDIAKGRGGDHSELGAVDARAFCQAHALSGSDTELVAWLVEQHLRMSVTAQKQDIADPEVIHRFASLVGSRDRLDYLYLLTCADIAGTSPKLWNAWKDRLLADLYFATRRALREGLEHPVPAAERVAEARDSVRALVREQGYDDATIDRQFAVMPDESFIRLRPEQLAWQAAALVPVKQGQTLVKVRRISVDDPALEVFVHSPDRDGLFAAIVMTLDRKGYAIHRARVLDGPADTIFDTFEVNPADSFADGSSANLEAALREALSGDLSRLRPSRRVVPRQLRHFRFAPRIEFRDEPGATRFALVAPDRPGLLADVAFVLRNQGLRVHDARIATFGERAEDTFVISDEHDLPLTEPARQQLHDAMLACLDPDRNAGDPA
- the dapD gene encoding 2,3,4,5-tetrahydropyridine-2,6-dicarboxylate N-succinyltransferase, which encodes MATKPAKKTAATTKSAAAKKPVAAPAAKKASPQPKAGQAAAPKKAAAVKAPAKKGGAPKKAPAKSAETARAENIARKSLRKPAAPGVAELKFGIESAFERRATLTLHELEGSTRPLVNRVIDGLESGEFRVAEPDGHGGWKVNEWLKKAVLLYFRVNDMAVVDARPAPFWDKVESRFAGYDEAKFRRGGVRVVPGAIARRGTYFGKDVVLMPSFTNIGAYVGEGTMVDTWATVGSCAQIGQHCHLSGGAGIGGVLEPLQASPTIIEDHCFIGARSEVVEGVVVGHHSVIGMGVFLSQSTRIYNRATGEISYGYIPPYSVVVSGSLPSKDGTHSLYCAVIVKQVDAKTRSKTSVNDLLRGLAD
- a CDS encoding arsenate reductase, with amino-acid sequence MAMSTTVYGLKNCDTCKKATKWLDRFGVPYTFVDYRDNKPTPETLLEWAAQLGGLGAMVNRSSTTWRQLPDNRKAADSEAEWKLLLREYPQLIKRPLVVTADGTVSQGFSDNGFKARFGVGDA
- the dapE gene encoding succinyl-diaminopimelate desuccinylase, encoding MSAVLDLACELIARPSVTPDDAGCQALLAARLQQAGFQCEHLRLGQVDNLWATHGSGAPVLVLLGHTDVVPPGPREAWQSDPFDAQVRDGVLYGRGSADMKGSVAAFVIAAEQFVAAHPHHAGTLAVLLTSDEEGDAIDGVRHVARLFAERGQRIDWCITGEPSSTATLGDLLRVGRRGSLSAKLRVQGVQGHVAYPDKARNPIHQAAPALAELSARRWDEGYESFPATSLQISNIHAGTGANNVIPGELEVDFNLRYNPHWDAAALEAEITALLDRHGLQYTLKWHRSGEPFYTPEGVLRAAARAVLAEHVGHAPEESTGGGTSDARFIAPLGAQCIEVGPVNASIHQVDENVRVDELEALPGLYQRLLERLLA
- the asnB gene encoding asparagine synthase B codes for the protein MCSIFGIFGLQAGDDLPSLRRHALELSQRQRHRGPDWSGVYLDEGALLVHERLAIVDPAGGSQPLLSEDGGLALAVNGEIYNHQQLKAGLGQAYAFQTGSDCEVINALYRQGGAPAQWLEQLNGIFAFALWDRDAGRVLVARDPIGVVPLYWGHDAQGRLRVASEMKALVDSCADVAQFPPGHYYDSATGELVRYYRQPWRDYADVQGRQADLAELRQAFEQAVERQLMSDVPYGVLLSGGLDSSLVAAVAARYARRRIEDGGQSEAWWPRLHSFAIGLKGSPDLAAAAVAAEALGTVHHGFEYTFEEGLDVLPEVIRHIETYDVTTIRASTPMFLLARRIKAMGVKMVLSGEGSDEIFGGYLYFHKAPDAREFHQELVRKLDALHNYDCLRANKSMMAWGVEPRVPFLDREFLDVAMRFDAAHKMVGAGFGGRRIEKAVLREAFEGYLPDSILWRQKEQFSDGVGYGWIDGLKAHAEAQVSDRVLAAADKRFPHNPPQTKEAYYYRHLFEQFFPSHAAAETVPGGKSIACSSPAAIAWDASFAAAADPSGRAIAGVHEQALA
- a CDS encoding cation:proton antiporter — protein: MFMDVRSGGTGSPMKWGWRYLAWAGVPLLAGLLLARYAGPGMPAAARRAEAVVGSDWAHHLASPLGLFLLQLLVLLLVAKGAGALLRRFGQPAVIGEMAAGLMMGPLVLGSLLPPLHGALFPASSLGPLGMLSQLGVLMFLLVAGAELDLAALRGRRRLAFTVSHAGIAVPFVMGVALAIWLFPEHGPQGVGFMAFALFVGISMSITAFPVLLRILADRGITQTPLGQTAIACAALGDATAWCMLALIVAAAQASGWLSASINLACVVLFIAVMLGVVKPWFARQQCAPGREGRWLLGILLLSLASALVTEVLGIHALFGAFAAGVAVSANPQLRDLVVARVEPLAVTLLLPLFFAMTGLRLRADALQVGDIMLCGVVIAVATAGKLLGTFSAARSTGMPRRDAWRLGALMNTRGLMELIVLNLGYELGLLGDRLFAVLVIMALVTTAMTGPLLNLIERRKA